The DNA window CCAGTTGGGCGGCGACATGGACGTGCTGCGGCGGCCGCTCAGGGTCTCGCATGCGAGCCAAGGCCAGGCGAACGGACTCGCGCCCCAGCGACTCGCTGTCCACTCGCACCGTGGTCAGCGGCGGCGTCAGATAGGCCGCCACATCGATATCGTCGAACCCGGCGATCGAGATGTCCTCCGGAACGCGCAAGCCTCGATCGGCGACGGCGCGCAGCGCCCCGATCGCCAGCAGATCGTTCACCACCAGGATAGCGGTAGGACGCGGCGAGAGGTCCAACAGACGCAGCGTGGCCTGGTACCCATCCTCCAACGTGCTCCCGCAGCGGATAATCCAATCCTCGTTCAACCACCCACGTTCCTGGAGCACCTGTCGGTACACCACCAACCGCCCAAGGGCCAGCGTCGGACAGGCGACGCCGTGGATAAAGGCGATGCGCCGGTGCCCCAGCGACAGCAGATGTTCCATCATCTGCGCGGCTCCGCCTCCATAGTCCGGATCGACGGTGTCCAGATCGGACATCTGCCCCCCCAGGAGGACGACGGGGCCGTGACGACGGGCCAGCATCTCGATCTCCGACGTCAGGCGATCGCCGAAGGTGAGGAGCAGGATCAGTCCGTCAATGCGGCG is part of the Chloroflexota bacterium genome and encodes:
- a CDS encoding LacI family transcriptional regulator encodes the protein MKRPTQADVARLAGVSRATVSYVINGRTDRSVSITEETRQRVLWAIEQLGYQPHAAAQSLRSGMTKTIGLLIPDMHNPHYWQIVHGVEEAAREQGYDLLLVSTSLDPEREQHSVRALLRRRIDGLILLLTFGDRLTSEIEMLARRHGPVVLLGGQMSDLDTVDPDYGGGAAQMMEHLLSLGHRRIAFIHGVACPTLALGRLVVYRQVLQERGWLNEDWIIRCGSTLEDGYQATLRLLDLSPRPTAILVVNDLLAIGALRAVADRGLRVPEDISIAGFDDIDVAAYLTPPLTTVRVDSESLGRESVRLALARMRDPERPPQHVHVAAQLVVRASTGPAPTD